TGTTGCCTTCACGATCTACCTTCCGAACTTCCTTGTATCACACTTTGGGCTGGAAAAAGTGGATGCAGGTTTCCGGACAGCTGGATTCATTGCTCTCGCGACATTCTTTAGGCCTATTGGCGGATGGCTAGGTGATAAATTCAATTCGTTTGTAATTTTGATAGTCGTATTTGCCGGCATGACCATCTCAGGGATATTGCTTTCCTTCACGCCTTCCCTGACTCTTTATACAATTGGATGTCTTGTGGTAGCAATCAGTGCAGGAATCGGCAACGGAACAATTTTTAAACTTGTCCCGCTTTATTTTTCCAAACAAGTAGGGATCGTAAATGGTATTGTTTCAGCAATGGGAGGTTTGGGAGGATTCTTCCCGCCGCTCATGCTCGCATTCCTGTTCAACCTCACAGGGCATTATGCTATAGGCTTCATGGCACTTTCACAGGTAGCGCTGGCAAGCTTGATCATCGTTATCTGGATGTACTATCAGGATAAATTGAACCTTGCCAAAAATATTATTGACCATACAGCTGAGGGAATCATGATTACAGATATAAAAGGCACGATTGAAAAAGTTAATCCGGCGTTTACGACCGTAACAGGTTACAAAGCAGAAGAAATCATTGGAGAAAATCCAAGAATCCTGCGATCAGGAAAGCATGGTGAAGCTTTTTACGAGGAGATGTGGAAATCAATAGAAGAGAAGGGCTCCTGGCAGGGGGAAATCTGGAATAAAAAGAAGAATGGCACCGTTTACCCTGAGTGGCTGACAATCAGTCCTGTCAAAAATGAAGCTGGTGAAATCAAACACTTTGTCGGCATGTTCAGTGAAATCCCCAAAAGAAAACAATAAATTGGAGAAGGCTGCATCAAATCCTTGATGCAGCCTTCTTTTTTAGATAATATGACAACATAGTGACAATTCTTAATAAAAACACTATCCTGGCAGTATTTATGTTGTAATATAGGTGTAAGGGTAAAATCTACTATTTTAAAAGAGGACTATTGATGTTACTGTGAGAATATTAACAGTTAACAATGTTTGTATTTGTTACAATGTCAATAATCATAACTTCTTTAATTGGAGTTGACACATATGGTAAAAAGCATAATTAAAGACCAATTAAATAGACCGCTGCGCGACCTGCGTATTTCTGTTATAGATCGATGTAATTTCCGCTGTCAGTATTGTATGCCTGCTGAAATTTTTGGACCTGACTTCGCGTTTTTGCCAAAGAGTGAACTGCTGTCATATGAAGAAATTGAAAGAGTGGCAAAAATGTTCATAGAACTTGGTGTGGAAAAAATCAGGCTTACAGGCGGCGAACCATTAATGCGGAAGGATTTGCCGATTCTTGTCAAAAAGCTGAACCAGATTGAAGGACTTCAGGACATAGCCCTGACTACAAATGGTGTCATGCTTCCTAAACATGCAGAAGAGTTGTATTCAGCTGGCTTGAAGCGTGTCAATATCAGTCTGGATAGTTTAAAGGACGAACTGTTCGGCGAAATCAATGGACGGAATGTAGGGGTAGGACCAGTACTCAAGGGAATCGAGGCGGCAAAAAAGGCCGGTTTGGGCGTTAAAATCAACATGGTCGTCAAAAAAGGCCTGAATGATTCTGAAATCCTTCCGATGGCAGAATTTTGCAAGAAGGAAGGACTCGAGCTTCGTTATATTGAATACATGGATGTAGGAAGCACGAATGGCTGGAAAATGGATGATGTCATAACGAAGAAGCAAATCCATGAAATGATTAGTCAACAATATGAACTGGAAGCAGTGGATCCTGATTATTTTGGAGAAGTCGCAAAAAAATACCGTTACAAGGATACGGATATCAATGTCGGCTTCATTTCATCCGTATCAGAGTCCTTTTGCTCCAGCTGCACAAGGTCACGTTTATCGGCAAATGGACAGGTTTTCACCTGCTTATTCAACGGAAATGGCCATGATATCCGCGATTTCATGCGTGCCGGTGCTACAGACGATGAGCTGCGCAATCGCATTACGGATATATGGAACCATAGAACGGACCGGTATTCAGATGAACGGACAGCGGAAACAGTGGCGAATAGAAAGAAAATCGAAATGTCCTATATTGGCGGTTAAAGACTCCTTCGGGGGTCTTTTTTTTTCAAGCGGACCACTCACTGATACCGCCAACACATAAAACTGCAACAGTTTTTTACAGGTGGGCGATATAAGTGAACAAGTGGCTGATATATTCACAAATCTGGCCGATATATATTCGCAAAAGTGGTCGATAAATCCTGAATTGCGGCCGATAAGTTTCAGAATTTGGCCGATAAAATGAACTAATCTCTCAACCATTCAACCACCGCCAGGTTAATTCTGCTGACTAACAAATATCCCTCCAAAATAAAACAATGATTTGTATTTTGGGCATACTATGTTTCCAATGTTAGAGAGTATGGGTATATAAATGAAACTACGATAAACTTTGTTGGAGAATACCTGAATGTTAAAAAGAGGAATCGAATTCTTATTTGTATTTATTTTAATGGCGTGTATGTACATTGTTTTTTTTACAGCTTACGGCCAATTGATAAAAATTGGGGCGATAGTGATTTATGCGTTGATTTTGTTTATCAGCATCTATTCTTTGATGCTCGAGAACCGTTCGCCGCAGCACACACTGATGTGGATGTATGTGATGCTGTTATTTCCTGTTGCAGGGTATTTTTTCTACTTATTTTCCGGGCAGCTGTACTTAAAAGGGTATTTGTATAAAAGCAAGCGTACCCGGGATCGTGATCAATGGGAAAGGCTGATGAGGAAGGAAGAGTCGAGGGATCTTTCTTTTTTGATAGAAAACCAGCTATGCTTTGCCAAATATGCAAAGAATGCCACATTGACTCCGATTACAACCGCTTCACGGGCAAAAATACTGAAAAATGGAGAAGAGACATTTTCCAAGATAAAAGAGAAGTTACGGGAAGCGCAAAAATTCATCCATATGGAATACTATATTTTCAGATCTGATCGTCTTGGACGGGAAATTATCGATATCTTGATCGAAAAAGCAGAGCAGGGTGTCGAGGTTTTATTTATGTTCGATGCTGCCGGAAGCATGAAGATGGGTGCAAAAGACCTTAAGGATATGCAGGATGCAGGCATTAAAGCCTCCCCGTTCTCTCCCCTTAAGTATGGATTCTTCAATCAAAAATTCAATTTTCGGAACCACAGGAAAATAGTGATCATTGATGGGGAAATTGGGTTTGTTGGTGGATTGAATGTTGGGGTGGAATATCTGGGTCAAGATGAAAAAATAGGGTTTTGGCGTGATACCCATCTGATGCTGACAGGAGAGGCTGTTTACACTCTTCACAATGTCTTCCTGCTTGATTGGGAATATGTCAGTGGGGAAAAGGTCCTTGACAACCATGTGGCCCAGAAAAAACCGCATACTAACGACGAACTGGATGGTGCTATCCAGGTGGTGCCAAGCGGCCCGGATACACAGCAAGGTATCATGAGCGATTTTTACTACACCATGATGTCCTGTGCAACAAAGTCGATCTGGATTGCTACTCCTTATTTCGTTCCAGATGAAGCAATCCGGACTGCATTGCGTGTAGCTGCCGCCAAGGGGATTGAGGTGAGGATCCTGGTGCCGGAAATCAATGATAGTTTCCTTACACAGTACGCCAGCCGCTCTTACTTTTCAGAGCTGCTGCGGAATGGGGCTGAAATATACTCTTATAAAAAGGGGTTCTTGCACCAGAAGGTTATCATTGTGGATGGGAATATCGCGTCTATTGGAACGGCCAATATGGATATGAGGAGTTTCCATCTGAATTTTGAGGTGAATGTCTTCCTGTTTGGAACAAGCTCGATCAGGGATCTTGTTGCGCATTATGAGGATGATCTCAATGATTCTGAGAAAATCAGAGCGGTCCAATATCATAAGCGCGGGCTCTGGGAAAGAACGAAAGAATCCTTTGCTCGTCTGTTTTCAGGTGCATTGTGATTCAGCAAAAATGACCCCATCATGAAGGATGGGGTCATTTTTTACATAATAATTCATGAAGTTCCTTACTATGCAATATATCTAGGGAATAGAATATTATTTTCAAGATGTACATGCATGAATGTGTGTGATTCCAGGGCTTCAAGTCGTTTATAGACTAACCGGTAAGTTCCGCAAGCATCGATTGGCGGATTGAAGCCGCCTGTAATTTCCCGCAATTGTTTAAGAATAGAGCCTGCATGGTCATGTTCTTTTTCAAGCGCCTTAATTTCGGCAACCATTTCAGCTCGTTTTTCATCCTCTTCTGCTTCCAGCTGGAGAAGAAGCGGGAATACGGCAGCTTCTTCTTTGGCCGTATGTTCCAAAAGCTCCTTCTTTAATTCGTAGAAAAGTTCATACACTTCTAACAATTCTTCGTGGCGATCACCATGGACTTTTGCAACTTTGGTTACATAGGGGCTAAGCATCTTTAATTCTTCTTCCAGTTCACGGTGGTATTTATTTTTGATGTGCTCGATCAATTCTTCAGAATCACTCTCGGTCCAAACCTCCATGTTTTCGGCCTTGCCATTGTGCTTCTTGTACAGCTCCTCCAATTCATTCATCAGCGCAGGAACATCTA
The nucleotide sequence above comes from Mesobacillus jeotgali. Encoded proteins:
- a CDS encoding nitrate/nitrite transporter, with product MRTQRHQLPLQTLSLVAGFMVWVILSSLMPYIKEDIQLSANEVAVVAALPVILGSVLRIPIGYWTNKYGARKLFFVSFAFLLFPVYFISLADSFIDLLLGGLLVGIGGAIFSVGVTSLPKYYPKERHGFINGIYGVGNLGTAVTTFSAPVIAAGIGWQPTVRLYMILMIAFAVLNFCLGDKNEPKVVTPLAEQIKSVYKNEKLWALCLFYFLTFGSFVAFTIYLPNFLVSHFGLEKVDAGFRTAGFIALATFFRPIGGWLGDKFNSFVILIVVFAGMTISGILLSFTPSLTLYTIGCLVVAISAGIGNGTIFKLVPLYFSKQVGIVNGIVSAMGGLGGFFPPLMLAFLFNLTGHYAIGFMALSQVALASLIIVIWMYYQDKLNLAKNIIDHTAEGIMITDIKGTIEKVNPAFTTVTGYKAEEIIGENPRILRSGKHGEAFYEEMWKSIEEKGSWQGEIWNKKKNGTVYPEWLTISPVKNEAGEIKHFVGMFSEIPKRKQ
- the moaA gene encoding GTP 3',8-cyclase MoaA; translated protein: MVKSIIKDQLNRPLRDLRISVIDRCNFRCQYCMPAEIFGPDFAFLPKSELLSYEEIERVAKMFIELGVEKIRLTGGEPLMRKDLPILVKKLNQIEGLQDIALTTNGVMLPKHAEELYSAGLKRVNISLDSLKDELFGEINGRNVGVGPVLKGIEAAKKAGLGVKINMVVKKGLNDSEILPMAEFCKKEGLELRYIEYMDVGSTNGWKMDDVITKKQIHEMISQQYELEAVDPDYFGEVAKKYRYKDTDINVGFISSVSESFCSSCTRSRLSANGQVFTCLFNGNGHDIRDFMRAGATDDELRNRITDIWNHRTDRYSDERTAETVANRKKIEMSYIGG
- the cls gene encoding cardiolipin synthase, which gives rise to MLKRGIEFLFVFILMACMYIVFFTAYGQLIKIGAIVIYALILFISIYSLMLENRSPQHTLMWMYVMLLFPVAGYFFYLFSGQLYLKGYLYKSKRTRDRDQWERLMRKEESRDLSFLIENQLCFAKYAKNATLTPITTASRAKILKNGEETFSKIKEKLREAQKFIHMEYYIFRSDRLGREIIDILIEKAEQGVEVLFMFDAAGSMKMGAKDLKDMQDAGIKASPFSPLKYGFFNQKFNFRNHRKIVIIDGEIGFVGGLNVGVEYLGQDEKIGFWRDTHLMLTGEAVYTLHNVFLLDWEYVSGEKVLDNHVAQKKPHTNDELDGAIQVVPSGPDTQQGIMSDFYYTMMSCATKSIWIATPYFVPDEAIRTALRVAAAKGIEVRILVPEINDSFLTQYASRSYFSELLRNGAEIYSYKKGFLHQKVIIVDGNIASIGTANMDMRSFHLNFEVNVFLFGTSSIRDLVAHYEDDLNDSEKIRAVQYHKRGLWERTKESFARLFSGAL
- the ric gene encoding iron-sulfur cluster repair di-iron protein is translated as MQMPFNQNSLVKDIVNIFPQSSDLFKKNRLDFCCGGNRPLSDAAIEQNLDVPALMNELEELYKKHNGKAENMEVWTESDSEELIEHIKNKYHRELEEELKMLSPYVTKVAKVHGDRHEELLEVYELFYELKKELLEHTAKEEAAVFPLLLQLEAEEDEKRAEMVAEIKALEKEHDHAGSILKQLREITGGFNPPIDACGTYRLVYKRLEALESHTFMHVHLENNILFPRYIA